In Microbacterium pumilum, the following proteins share a genomic window:
- a CDS encoding metallopeptidase family protein — translation MVEISDDDFERMVSEVFNALPDDILRGLENVGIVIENQPVGQRPRLFGLYRGHPLTTRGVYGFGELPDRITLYKNNMQEHSADLDALRTRVHITLVHEIGHYFGLDDARLQELGWA, via the coding sequence ATGGTCGAGATCTCGGATGATGACTTCGAGCGCATGGTGTCCGAGGTGTTCAACGCTCTGCCCGACGACATCCTCCGCGGTCTCGAGAACGTCGGGATCGTCATCGAAAACCAGCCTGTGGGGCAACGGCCACGGCTGTTCGGGCTGTACCGCGGGCATCCGCTGACAACACGCGGGGTTTACGGTTTCGGGGAGCTTCCCGACCGGATCACGTTGTACAAGAACAACATGCAGGAGCACAGCGCTGACCTCGACGCGCTGCGTACGCGGGTGCACATCACACTCGTGCACGAGATCGGTCACTACTTCGGGCTCGACGACGCCCGGCTGCAGGAGCTCGGCTGGGCATAG
- a CDS encoding TraR/DksA family transcriptional regulator, translating into MTHTSQPVRDMDVDTIRQQLEQHLQERLDILAELAPEALPSVDPVAYQRAATNRLVVEQITAALNRLDAGTYGHCTRCGREIAAGRLEILPHAAACIDCQSHADAA; encoded by the coding sequence ATGACACACACTTCCCAACCCGTCAGGGACATGGACGTCGATACCATCCGCCAGCAGCTCGAGCAGCATCTCCAGGAACGGCTCGACATCCTGGCCGAACTCGCCCCCGAGGCTCTGCCGAGCGTCGACCCCGTCGCCTACCAGAGGGCGGCGACGAACCGTTTGGTCGTCGAGCAGATCACGGCAGCATTGAATCGATTGGATGCCGGCACCTACGGTCACTGCACCCGCTGCGGACGTGAGATCGCTGCTGGACGACTGGAGATCCTGCCTCACGCTGCGGCGTGTATCGACTGTCAGAGCCATGCTGACGCCGCCTAG
- a CDS encoding glycosyltransferase, translated as MARFLLSAMPFTGHINPIRAVASALVARGHDVRVYSGEAFRAPVESTGARLVPWHHAPDFDESDLAATFPRLLGKKGLSQLLINVEEVFINTSAAQVQDLRDEWVREPWDAIAGDDVSIGAALYAEQTGGPWATISITPLNLAGRQGPPAGLGLWPGTNLFTKARDAALRATAPLIARPLVKAIARSEESIGLRPRGLTMEQIAFSRQLIVASGSPLLDFERTDRPDFLHFVGELRMPPPTSVALPAWWRDLEGRRVVHVTQGTQNIDPADLIVPTLEALADRDDLLVVVATGVPEDDELPFPVPSNTRVAGFLPYTELLPLVDVALTNGGWGGTLAMLAHDIPLVIAGGDLDKPEIASRVAWTGAAVNLKTGTPTAAQVAAGLDTVTTDPSYRDAAARVGAQLRLLGGPAQAAELLEQLAQPAHEPTPRSGA; from the coding sequence ATGGCCCGCTTCCTGCTCTCGGCAATGCCGTTCACGGGGCACATCAACCCCATTCGCGCCGTGGCGAGTGCGCTCGTCGCTCGCGGACACGATGTGCGCGTCTATTCCGGCGAGGCGTTCCGCGCGCCCGTCGAGTCGACGGGCGCCCGGCTCGTCCCGTGGCATCACGCTCCCGACTTCGATGAGAGTGACCTCGCCGCTACGTTCCCGCGGCTCCTGGGCAAGAAAGGGCTCAGCCAGCTCCTCATCAACGTCGAAGAGGTGTTCATCAACACCTCTGCAGCGCAGGTGCAGGATCTGCGGGACGAGTGGGTCAGGGAACCATGGGATGCGATCGCCGGCGACGACGTCTCGATCGGCGCGGCGCTGTACGCCGAGCAGACCGGCGGCCCATGGGCAACGATCTCGATCACCCCGCTCAATCTCGCCGGACGGCAGGGCCCTCCCGCCGGACTGGGTCTGTGGCCCGGTACGAACCTGTTCACCAAGGCGAGGGACGCCGCCCTCCGCGCCACCGCACCGCTCATCGCCCGACCGCTCGTGAAGGCCATCGCGAGATCCGAGGAATCCATCGGCCTGCGGCCGCGAGGGCTGACGATGGAGCAGATCGCCTTCTCACGACAGCTCATCGTCGCGAGCGGATCCCCACTGCTGGACTTCGAGCGCACCGACCGGCCCGACTTCCTGCACTTCGTCGGTGAACTCCGGATGCCGCCGCCGACGTCGGTTGCGCTGCCGGCGTGGTGGCGCGACCTCGAGGGCCGACGCGTCGTACACGTCACGCAGGGAACGCAGAACATCGATCCCGCCGACCTCATCGTGCCCACGCTCGAGGCCCTGGCCGACCGCGACGACCTGCTCGTGGTGGTCGCGACGGGCGTCCCCGAGGACGATGAACTGCCCTTCCCCGTACCCTCCAACACGCGCGTCGCAGGATTCCTGCCTTACACCGAACTCCTCCCGCTCGTGGATGTCGCCCTCACGAACGGAGGATGGGGCGGGACGCTCGCGATGCTGGCCCACGACATCCCGCTCGTGATCGCGGGGGGAGACCTCGACAAACCCGAGATCGCCTCCCGCGTCGCATGGACCGGCGCAGCCGTCAACCTCAAGACCGGCACGCCAACCGCGGCCCAGGTCGCAGCCGGACTCGACACAGTCACGACAGATCCGTCATA
- a CDS encoding DUF1269 domain-containing protein, translating into MTDETPAAADEIAVAAVSDGAYTLIAADFADVDVALEAYQALKEVEDGATVKIEGVLVVKRDDTGKLEVQKVTDHSTREGLGWGAVGGAVVGILFPPSILGSVLVVGAGGGIIGKLRERHHKKELAEGLQDAIEPGHSGIIALVSDPGEVRIRKALEKADKIVEKAVDDAVATDAKAVAKAEADDNK; encoded by the coding sequence ATGACTGATGAGACACCCGCCGCGGCGGACGAGATCGCGGTCGCAGCCGTCAGCGACGGTGCGTACACGCTCATCGCTGCCGACTTCGCCGACGTCGACGTCGCGTTGGAGGCCTACCAGGCCCTCAAGGAGGTCGAAGACGGAGCGACAGTCAAGATCGAAGGCGTCCTGGTCGTCAAGCGCGACGACACCGGCAAGCTCGAGGTGCAGAAGGTCACCGATCACAGCACACGCGAGGGCCTCGGCTGGGGAGCTGTCGGCGGCGCCGTTGTCGGCATCCTGTTTCCGCCCTCGATCCTCGGCAGCGTCCTGGTCGTGGGCGCGGGTGGAGGGATCATCGGGAAGTTGCGTGAGCGCCACCACAAGAAGGAGCTGGCGGAGGGATTGCAGGACGCGATCGAGCCGGGCCACTCCGGCATCATCGCCCTCGTGTCCGACCCGGGCGAGGTGAGGATCCGCAAGGCGCTCGAGAAGGCCGACAAGATCGTCGAGAAGGCAGTGGACGACGCGGTGGCCACGGACGCCAAGGCGGTGGCGAAGGCGGAAGCCGACGACAATAAGTAG
- a CDS encoding class I SAM-dependent methyltransferase, which yields MTELPEHVAVNREYWDGMAHEWVDAGERAWDQVEPTWGQWGIRENEIHLLPEDMTGMRAIELGCGTAYVSAWMARRGASVTGIDNSAAQLRTAQRLSAQHGVVLELIHGNAETVPMPGDSFDFAISEYGAAIWADPYQWIPEAHRLLRQGGTLVFLGSHIFVGLCSPVDGSYPITRRLERPYFGSHRLDWRDAVDDPGGIEFTLTFSEWIKLFVGTGFEIVDLIEIQAPADATGSRSGISADWARDFPNEHVWTLRKKS from the coding sequence ATGACCGAGCTCCCTGAACATGTCGCTGTCAATCGTGAGTACTGGGACGGTATGGCTCATGAGTGGGTCGACGCGGGTGAGCGCGCCTGGGATCAGGTCGAACCCACCTGGGGTCAGTGGGGTATCCGCGAGAACGAGATCCACCTGCTTCCTGAAGACATGACCGGGATGCGTGCCATCGAACTGGGATGTGGGACCGCCTATGTGTCCGCGTGGATGGCACGACGCGGAGCGTCGGTCACCGGAATCGACAACTCGGCCGCGCAACTCCGCACCGCCCAGCGACTCTCCGCGCAGCACGGTGTCGTCCTCGAACTCATCCACGGCAACGCCGAGACGGTCCCGATGCCCGGCGACTCCTTCGACTTCGCGATCAGCGAATACGGAGCGGCCATCTGGGCCGACCCCTACCAGTGGATTCCCGAAGCCCACCGGCTGTTGCGGCAGGGAGGGACGCTGGTGTTCCTCGGCAGCCACATCTTCGTGGGCCTGTGCTCTCCGGTCGACGGCTCATACCCGATCACCCGCCGACTGGAGCGGCCATACTTCGGCAGCCACAGGCTCGACTGGCGGGACGCCGTGGATGACCCGGGCGGCATCGAGTTCACGCTGACTTTCTCGGAGTGGATCAAACTCTTTGTAGGGACGGGATTCGAGATCGTCGATCTGATCGAGATCCAGGCTCCTGCCGACGCGACCGGTTCGCGATCAGGTATCTCTGCAGACTGGGCACGAGACTTCCCCAACGAGCATGTCTGGACGCTTCGCAAGAAGTCCTGA
- a CDS encoding SDR family NAD(P)-dependent oxidoreductase has protein sequence MTNRFHGRVALVTGGASGIGKATALRIASEGGAVAIGDVQEPAGIEVVSEIERSGGKAVFVRLDVTSEQDWANAVEVVVSTLGKLDILINNAGIGDTEPLEITSLDTWNKVVAVTQTSVFLGMKAAAAPLKASGNGSVVNISSMYGIVGSGVSPAYHAAKGAVRLLTKTTALGWAKEGVRVNSVHPGFIDTPILGDTDREMLIAGTPMGRLGRADEMAALIAFVASDDASFATGSEFVADGGVTAG, from the coding sequence ATGACGAATAGATTCCATGGTCGTGTGGCTCTGGTGACCGGCGGCGCGAGCGGGATCGGCAAGGCGACAGCGTTGCGTATCGCGTCCGAAGGGGGTGCGGTGGCAATCGGCGATGTGCAGGAGCCGGCCGGCATCGAGGTGGTCTCCGAGATCGAGCGCAGCGGCGGCAAGGCCGTCTTCGTGCGCCTGGATGTCACCAGCGAACAGGATTGGGCGAATGCGGTCGAGGTCGTGGTGTCGACGTTAGGCAAACTCGACATCCTGATCAACAACGCGGGCATCGGTGACACCGAGCCACTTGAGATAACGAGCCTGGACACCTGGAACAAGGTCGTCGCCGTCACGCAGACCAGCGTCTTCCTCGGCATGAAGGCCGCCGCTGCCCCCCTCAAGGCCAGTGGCAACGGATCGGTCGTGAATATCAGCTCGATGTACGGCATCGTCGGATCAGGGGTCAGTCCCGCGTATCACGCCGCCAAGGGCGCCGTGCGCCTCTTGACCAAGACCACTGCCCTCGGCTGGGCGAAGGAAGGCGTGCGCGTCAACTCGGTCCACCCCGGTTTCATCGACACTCCGATCCTGGGCGACACCGACCGCGAGATGCTCATCGCGGGCACCCCTATGGGCAGGCTCGGACGAGCAGATGAGATGGCCGCGCTCATCGCGTTCGTGGCAAGCGACGACGCAAGCTTCGCAACAGGCTCTGAGTTCGTCGCCGACGGCGGTGTCACAGCCGGCTGA
- a CDS encoding nucleotidyltransferase domain-containing protein translates to MFAVADRLRIRDDLIAHARNDDQIVGAALVGSAARGEEDAWSDIDLVLQLAPDADEPTIVDAWTRWIDDRFDVADTLDVFAGARYRVFLLTTSLQIDLSFWKYGEFRGTGESFHLVFGTANPPSTPSAPDLDALIGMGWLYALHARSAIARGKLWQAVMMLDDLRNQIIALACVRHGLNPWHGRDVDHLPAADLDALLRSRSATVTASALQRSLRMLIERFLAEVADHDGTRSRALTQPLHTLGAP, encoded by the coding sequence ATGTTCGCCGTTGCTGACCGCTTGCGTATTCGCGATGATCTGATCGCCCATGCGCGAAACGATGATCAGATCGTCGGTGCCGCTCTGGTGGGATCGGCGGCACGAGGCGAGGAAGACGCCTGGTCGGACATCGACTTGGTGCTGCAACTGGCACCGGATGCTGACGAACCGACGATTGTCGACGCGTGGACTCGATGGATCGACGATCGATTCGACGTCGCAGACACGCTCGATGTCTTCGCGGGAGCGCGATACCGTGTCTTCCTGCTGACAACCTCTCTCCAGATCGACCTGTCTTTCTGGAAGTACGGCGAGTTCCGCGGCACCGGTGAGAGCTTCCATCTCGTCTTCGGCACGGCAAACCCACCATCCACCCCGTCCGCGCCTGACCTCGACGCGCTCATCGGAATGGGATGGCTGTACGCCCTCCACGCTCGTTCAGCCATCGCCCGCGGCAAACTGTGGCAAGCAGTGATGATGCTCGACGATCTTCGCAACCAGATCATCGCGCTCGCCTGCGTCCGGCACGGGCTGAACCCGTGGCACGGCCGCGACGTCGACCATCTCCCCGCCGCGGACCTGGACGCCCTGCTGCGAAGCAGGTCAGCGACGGTGACCGCGTCCGCACTCCAGCGATCTCTGCGGATGCTCATCGAACGGTTCCTTGCAGAAGTCGCCGACCACGACGGCACGCGATCCCGCGCACTCACGCAACCGCTTCACACCCTTGGCGCACCTTGA